GCTTTAATTTCCTGTAACAAAGGGGAAACCATTTATGATAACAACATTACTGGGCAGATTAAACGGCTATCGTAGTTAATAATAATTTAGTATCAAATCCTTTCTCAAATGAGGCTATAAATGAAGTCATCAAACAGGAGTTACAAAAGCATAATTAGAAGCGCTTCGATTTTAGTCGTCTTTTCTAACCTATTATTTTCCACAAAGGTTTTAAGTCAAAGCATTATTGTTCAGGGCATAGTAAAGGATAAGCATACCGGTGAACTTTTAGAAAACGTTGCTTTGAATACACGATCATTAAGAGTGTTTACAAATGCATATGGTTTTTACAGTATAAATTTGGATAAGGCCGATACTTTAGTAGTTGATTTTTTAGGTTATCAAAAACTGTTGTTACCCGTTAATTATTCCCAGCGGTTAAATCTATCATTAGAACCTAAAATAATCAATCTAAAGGAAATCCAAATTAATTATAGAAAAAACATTGTCGACAAGAACAATATTAGTGTTTTTTCATTAAATGCAAATGATATTAAACAATTACCGTCAATGGCCGGCGAACCTGATGTTTTAAAAAGCATTCAAACTCTTCCAGGAATTCAGGTTAGCAATGAGGGTACTAATAATCTATCTGTTAGAGGAGGCACTCATGACCAAAACCTCATTTTATTAGATGAAAGTACTGTTTATAATCTATCGCATTCCATCGGCTTCCTTTCGGTATTTAATACTGAGGCAGTAAAAAATGTAAGTTTTTATAAATCATATATCCCTGCAAGATACGGAGGCCGAACATCTTCTGTTTTAGACATAAAAATGAAGGAAGGCAATGAAAAACAAACTAATGTCCATGGATCTATTGGTTTGTTAGCGTCCGGTTTAATGATAGAAGGCCCAATACTTCCAGACTCCCTTTCTTACATGATTTCAGGTCGTTATTCTTATGCAGGGCAGGTAGTTAATGGTTTAGGACATGTGTTGCAGCAATTCAATATTACTGGTTTACAAAATTTTAGCACGAAAAACCGCATTAATTTTTACGATATAAATGCTAAAATTAATTACAAGCTTAACGAGAAGAATCGATTTTATTTTTCAATATATAATGGTAACGATAAGTTCTACTATTATTTATTTGACAATGACAATGGAATGTTAAACTGGGGAAATACAAATGGTACTTTTCGTTGGAACCAAGTTATCACCCCCCGGTTATTTGCGAATTATTCAATTATCTGGAGTAAGTACCACTACAACTATGATTTGGACCAAAATTCGAACAGAAATTTCCGTTGGAAATCTTCCATTAACAATTTTAGTATAAAAGGGGATTTTCAACAAACATTAACAGGCAATGTTACGTTAAAATCGGGATTCCAATCTGAGCTATTAAACATTCAACCAGGTTCGGTTTTTCCGCTTTATGTTAATTCTGTTATCAAGAATTTTAAGCTAAACAATCAAAAAGGAGTTCAAAATGCAATATATGTAGAAAGCAATATTGATTTAACTTCAAAACTAAAACTTGATTTAGGTTTAAGGGCATCAAATGTATTTAATCTGACCAAAGGATGGAGTTACATTTATTCTTCAAACCATAACATAATCGATTCTACATTTTACAATAGCAACCAGATAAATAGCACTTACTGGACACTTGAACCCAGGACACAATTAAGTTATTCACTCACTTCTGAAAAAACAATTTATGGTTCTTACATAAGAACTACTCAATATGAGCATTTATTGAGCAATTCACAAGTAGGATGGCCAACCGACATTTGGATGCTCTCAAATAAAAACATACATCCACAAAGAACAGATCAAATTAGTTTGGGAGCAAACTTTTCAGAGAACGAAAATAATTATACCAGCAATATTGAAGTCTATTTTAAAAAGAGCAATAACATTTTAGATTACGTTGATAACGCGGACCTTTTCCTAAACAATAATGTTGAGAATCAAATCATACAGGGTCATGGCCGTTCTTACGGTGTGGAATACTTTTTAAACAAAACCAAAGGAAAGTTTACAGGATGGTTCAGTTACACTTTATCAAAATCTGAAAGAAAAATCCCGGGTATAAATGAGGGGAAATATTATCCTCAATTACACGACAAGCGCCATAATTTAACTATATCGGCAAATAGAAAACTCTCAAAAAAATGGAGTCTGAATGCTTTGTTTACTTTCAATTCAGGAGGTATGGCAAATTTACCTCAAGGGAATTTCTTTTATGAAGGTGTTGTTTTTAATGATTATGGGCAGAGAAACAGTTTCAAACTGCCAAACTATCATCGCTTAGACTTATCTCTTCAATTTGAGCCTGCGAAAAATCTAAATAGAAAATGGCAAAGCAAATGGGTATTCGAAATTTACAATGTCTATGCCAAAAGAAACTTGTTTAGCTTGTATATGAAACAAGACCCCTATAACCTTACAGATATAAAGGCTTATAAAGTATATTTAAATACCATAGTTCCCACCGTTAATTATAAGTTTTCATTTTAGAAATATGATAAAGAAGGTACTTTCCAAAAGTATACTGTTTCTTGGGCTAATACATTTAGCAAGCTGTGCCGAAGAAATTGACCTAACGAATTCAACCAATCAGCAAAAGCTTGTAGTTGATGGTTTAATTACTGATGAGCCCGGTTCTTATTACGTTCGATTAACCTATACTTTTAAAAAAGGAGAAAAAGCCAAAGGGGTAAACAATGCGTTAGTTGTTATTTCAAATGATGAGGGATTAAAGGACACATTAAAACTGCTAAATTATGTTGGCATGGATAAAAAAGGATTTTATGAAGGCAATAAAATTAAAGCCAAGCCCAACCATACATATTATCTTGAAATTTCAGTAGATGGAAGAAAATATACAGCTGAATCCTACATGACTCCGACCCCAAAAATTGACTCTTTAGCGTTAAAACATAAAGAAGGGGACACAGGAA
Above is a window of Solitalea lacus DNA encoding:
- a CDS encoding DUF4249 family protein, which gives rise to MIKKVLSKSILFLGLIHLASCAEEIDLTNSTNQQKLVVDGLITDEPGSYYVRLTYTFKKGEKAKGVNNALVVISNDEGLKDTLKLLNYVGMDKKGFYEGNKIKAKPNHTYYLEISVDGRKYTAESYMTPTPKIDSLALKHKEGDTGKPEQIIPIVYFKDSQEKNYYLFSSLTPDMFAYFGELGRVWPISILDDKLLKNDVNGFEMDDGESPDGLTFYPSSYGFDSLSVTFMCIDKSVYEFYQQAIKQINNNGQAYSPAPSTPKGNITNQAIGIFRAVSIKRAVIKW
- a CDS encoding TonB-dependent receptor, coding for MKSSNRSYKSIIRSASILVVFSNLLFSTKVLSQSIIVQGIVKDKHTGELLENVALNTRSLRVFTNAYGFYSINLDKADTLVVDFLGYQKLLLPVNYSQRLNLSLEPKIINLKEIQINYRKNIVDKNNISVFSLNANDIKQLPSMAGEPDVLKSIQTLPGIQVSNEGTNNLSVRGGTHDQNLILLDESTVYNLSHSIGFLSVFNTEAVKNVSFYKSYIPARYGGRTSSVLDIKMKEGNEKQTNVHGSIGLLASGLMIEGPILPDSLSYMISGRYSYAGQVVNGLGHVLQQFNITGLQNFSTKNRINFYDINAKINYKLNEKNRFYFSIYNGNDKFYYYLFDNDNGMLNWGNTNGTFRWNQVITPRLFANYSIIWSKYHYNYDLDQNSNRNFRWKSSINNFSIKGDFQQTLTGNVTLKSGFQSELLNIQPGSVFPLYVNSVIKNFKLNNQKGVQNAIYVESNIDLTSKLKLDLGLRASNVFNLTKGWSYIYSSNHNIIDSTFYNSNQINSTYWTLEPRTQLSYSLTSEKTIYGSYIRTTQYEHLLSNSQVGWPTDIWMLSNKNIHPQRTDQISLGANFSENENNYTSNIEVYFKKSNNILDYVDNADLFLNNNVENQIIQGHGRSYGVEYFLNKTKGKFTGWFSYTLSKSERKIPGINEGKYYPQLHDKRHNLTISANRKLSKKWSLNALFTFNSGGMANLPQGNFFYEGVVFNDYGQRNSFKLPNYHRLDLSLQFEPAKNLNRKWQSKWVFEIYNVYAKRNLFSLYMKQDPYNLTDIKAYKVYLNTIVPTVNYKFSF